One window of the Camelina sativa cultivar DH55 chromosome 1, Cs, whole genome shotgun sequence genome contains the following:
- the LOC104732515 gene encoding GTP cyclohydrolase 1, producing MDTRDEGHLKLELEIGMKNGFVGLAFEHQPETLAIQDAVKLLLQGLHEDVNREGIKKTPFRVAKALREGTRGYKQKVKDYVQSALFPEAGLDEGVGLAGGVGGLVVVRDLDHYSYCESCLLPFHFKCHIGYVPSGQRVLGLSKFSRVTDVFAKRLQDPQRLSDDICSALQHWVKPAGVAVVLECSHIHFPSLDLDSLDSSSHRGFVKLLVSSGSGVFEDESSSLWSEFLSFLMFKGVKTQALCRNGGPVKEWCPSVKSSSKFSPKQDPEMVSAVVSILKSLGEDPLRKELIATPSRYLKWMMNFQRANLDMKLNGFNSAKVNGEVKEKRLHCELNIPFWSMCEHHLLPFYGVVHIGYFCAEGANPKTIGSSLIQSIVHFYGFKLQVQERMTRQIAETLSPLVGGDVIVVAEAGHTCMISRGIEKFGSSTATIAVLGRFSNDNSSRAVFLDKIHITNALKTDSSSPI from the exons ATGGATACCAGAG ATGAGGGACATTTGAAACTAGAGCTTGAGATTGGAATGAAAAATGGCTTCGTTGGGCTTGCTTTCGAGCACCAACCTGAGACGTTAGCTATCCAAGACGCtgtcaaacttcttcttcaaggtctTCATGAAGATGTCAATAGGGAAGGCATCAAAAAGACTCCTTTCCGTGTCGCCAAGGCTCTTCGTGAAGGCACCAGAG GTTATAAGCAAAAAGTGAAGGATTATGTACAGAGTGCTCTGTTTCCAGAAGCAGGGTTGGATGAAGGAGTTGGACTAGCAGGAGGAGTTGGAGGACTTGTTGTTGTACGAGATCTTGATCATTACTCTTACTGTGAATCTTGCTTGCTCCCTTTTCATTTCAAGTGTCACATAGGCTATGTCCCATCGGGCCAAAGAGTTTTGGGACTGAGCAAGTTCTCTAGAGTCACTGATGTTTTCGCCAAGCGGCTCCAAGACCCTCAGCGTTTGTCTGATGATATTTGCTCAGCCCTCCAACATTGGGTCAAACCAGCTGGAGTCGCTGTTGTTCTCGAATGCTCTCACATTCACTTCCCCAGTTTGGACTTGGACTCTCTGGACTCGTCCAGCCACCGTGGATTTGTGAAGCTGCTCGTTTCCTCGGGCTCAGGAGTTTTCGAGGATGAAAGCTCGAGTCTTTGGAGTGAATTTCTGAGTTTCTTGATGTTCAAAGGCGTCAAAACGCAAGCTTTGTGCAGAAATGGCGGCCCTGTGAAAGAGTGGTGCCCGAGCGTTAAAAGCTCGTCTAAATTCTCACCTAAACAAGACCCTGAAATGGTGTCTGCTGTCGTTTCCATCCTGAAATCATTGGGAGAAGATCCGTTGAGGAAAGAACTCATTGCTACACCATCTCGGTACCTCAAATGGATGATGAACTTTCAAAGAGCCAACCTTGATATGAAGCTGAACGGCTTTAACTCTGCCAAAGTCAACGGCGAGGTCAAAGAGAAGAGGCTTCACTGTGAACTGAACATTCCCTTCTGGTCAATGTGTGAGCATCATTTGCTTCCTTTCTATGGAGTTGTTCATATTGGCTACTTTTGTGCTGAAGGAGCCAACCCCAAGACTATTGGAAGTTCGCTCATCCAGTCGATTGTACACTTTTACGGGTTCAAACTTCAAGTACAAGAGAGGATGACTCGACAGATCGCTGAGACGCTATCTCCTCTTGTTGGCGGGGATGTGATTGTTGTGGCGGAAGCCGGACATACTTGTATGATCTCTAGAGGAATCGAGAAGTTTGGAAGCAGCACTGCAACAATCGCGGTTTTGGGTCGGTTTTCGAATGATAATTCCTCAAGAGCAGTGTTTCTAGACAAGATCCATATAACTAATGCCTTGAAGACAGATTCAAGCTCTCCAATTTGA
- the LOC109129403 gene encoding LOW QUALITY PROTEIN: uncharacterized protein LOC109129403 (The sequence of the model RefSeq protein was modified relative to this genomic sequence to represent the inferred CDS: deleted 2 bases in 1 codon; substituted 1 base at 1 genomic stop codon) — protein sequence TTFQKDHHIAGTLCSVKNPNDGXFINTWYNWNGRCCCMNGWLHDGRGFPSRTIQVSKDCVGFRVKSF from the exons ACGACATTCCAGAAAGATCATCACATTGCAGGGACTCTTTGCTCGGTTAAGAATCCCAATGACGGTTGATTCATCAATACCTGGTACAACTGGAATGGAAGATGTTGCTGTATGAATGGTTGGCTTCAT GATGGGAGAGGCTTCCCTAGTAGAACAATTCAAGTCAGTAAGGACTGTGTAGGTTTTAGAGTTAAATCGTTTTGA
- the LOC104733015 gene encoding myb-like protein X → MSRCFPFPPPGYDKKFTTDESDSLLKEKLKEKKHKKEKKDKEEKEGKEKKDKEKSKDKHKERKEKKEKHKDRKDKDRDKEKSRTLEDRKATGVLLNNGDKEKLVPNTLQSNGNGDSKFIQDLARRIRDEEATESQSLRKIDIPSGVTESNNFYSVPQTNHTKVDEKRISTHKNSAMAKRSESPVLRVSSCMDQKGAEVIFKSVVKKDQAKRKELLEKNHRRESVTKSDKPLINGEIKKSEPNNITDRSSKEKKTEVMNKNVLKKPKFVEGGPRLKGREHDVVDTRDFRESDHPKAGVKNLTAEGILGKRKDLQTNGFLYENGSKPNEIPTPVGSSIASVENGRNSVACQTHPKLVSELQEIVTNPEVKEQKINGFFFSQEVKCHSPVSSGKVKERVEVSARKRPHSDLKYLDQLLNVPKREELPEVDDDEQEWLFGQSGVRLLKKQRADYTNSVVENPEVWNQALRIESADILALPYVVPF, encoded by the exons ATGTCTCGTTGCTTCCCATTTCCACCTCCAGGATATGACAAGAAGTTTACAACCGATGAATCAGACTCTTTATTAAAG GAAAAGCTCAAGGAGAAGAAGcacaagaaggagaagaaagataaagaagagaaggaaggaaaagagaaaaaggataaagaaaaaagcaaagacAAACATAAGGAACGgaaggagaaaaaagagaaacacaaaGATAGGAAAGACAAGGATAGAGATAAGGAAAAAAGCAGAACTTTGGAAGACAGAAAAGCTACGGGTGTTTTGCTGAACAATGGAGACAAAGAAAAACTTGTACCAAATACCTTGCAGAGTAATGGTAATGGAGATTCTAAGTTTATTCAGGACCTGGCAAGAAGGATCAGAGATGAAGAAGCTACAGAAAGTCAAAGTCTACGAAAGATTGATATTCCTTCTGGAGTTACAGAGAGCAACAATTTCTACTCAGTGCCTCAAACCAACCATACGAAAGTTGATGAAAAGAGAATCAGTACCCATAAGAACTCTGCTATGGCAAAAAGGTCTGAAAGTCCGGTTCTCCGAGTATCATCTTGCATGGATCAGAAAGGAGCTGAAGTTATATTTAAATCAGTGGTGAAAAAAGATCAGGCGAAGAGAAAAGAACTACTAGAGAAGAATCACCGCAGGGAAAGTGTGACAAAGAGTGATAAGCCATTAATCAACGGAGAGATAAAGAAAAGTGAACCAAACAACATAACAGATAGAAGtagtaaagagaagaaaacagaggtGATGAACAAAAATGTTCTGAAGAAACCAAAGTTTGTAGAGGGAGGGCCCAGATTAAAAGGGAGAGAACATGACGTTGTGGATACTAGGGATTTTAGAGAGTCAGACCATCCAAAGGCGGGCGTCAAGAACCTTACTGCGGAGGGAATTCTTGGCAAACGAAAGGATCTTCAGACAAATGGATTCTTGTATG AGAATGGGTCTAAGCCAAACGAGATACCTACGCCAGTTGGTTCTTCTATTGCATCCGTGGAAAACGGAAGAAACTCTGTAGCATGCCAAACTCATCCAAAGCTTGTTTCAGAGCTGCAAGAAATAGTGACTAATCCAGAGGTCAAGGAGCAGAAAATCAacggtttctttttttctcaagaaGTCAAATGCCATTCACCGGTTTCTTCAGGGAAAGTGAAAGAAAGAGTTGAAGTATCTGCAAGAAAACGGCCTCATTCGGACTTAAAGTATTTGGATCAGTTGCTGAATGTACCCAAAAGGGAGGAATTGCCtgaggttgatgatgatgaacaagagTGGTTATTTGGTCAGTCAGGTGTGAGATTATTAAAAAAGCAAAGAGCAGATTATACTAATTCAGTTGTTGAGAATCCGGAAGTTTGGAACCAGGCTCTTAGAATAGAATCCGCTGATATATTAGCTCTTCCGTATGTGGTTCCATTCTAG